DNA sequence from the Manihot esculenta cultivar AM560-2 chromosome 11, M.esculenta_v8, whole genome shotgun sequence genome:
GGATGAAGATTTTGGAATCTCCGTTATGAGAAATCCCAAATTAATAACATCGATagatctaaataaatttttctttcaataaGTTATGTTTGTGAAACTTTCTATAATaggaaaacaaatgaaaatatatttaaattattttcttaaaaaataaccaTTACAAATACGAATTTATTATTGGACATGgaatttcatataattaaactgatttcattaaattcaataaaaactaatagattttaaaattattttaagttataaaaataattaaaaggagATTTGCTTTTTTCCATCCCTGAGCTAGACTAAAATTTAAACATATATCagtttttaaaactcaatagttcaatttttattttgtggCTCTACCAAATTGGCAGGTCTATTTATTCTATTTTCtgctaattatataataaaccaCTAAAATATCCTTAAAAATATATTGTTCTTTTAAATAATACTTGCGTTCCTGattttttaaacataaatattttaattttatcaaatttaaaaatatatattttttaatatatatgaaaaaattcatttagTTTGGTAAAAGCAAAATATAGGGTTTAAACTGAgctttaaaaataaagagacatatttattagttttatataatttaagaaagaaaaaataattcatcCTAATTAAAAATGTTGcaatgtaataataatatatatgtttagttttttttttccttctttttaggAGATATAAATACCAAGTTCTGAGGATATAGCCTTCTTCATTTTTACAATAAAACTGAATAtcacataataaataaataaataataagatttgaatttgatactttatatatttttacactttaaaaatgaaaaaaaaaacactaaattACATGTAGTTcgcattaaattatattttctcactctatttttttaatacactaagcaaaataaattaaacaaaataaaagcttttatctttattaaaatttattcttaAGACAAAACTTTTATGAGTATAGATGCATATCATTATCATATCCGATCACGAAATACAATACGCTCCTATCTTATTGTTGAATCTGCGAAGGAAATCAATTCAGAATTTTAAAAAGGGTATTaatactaaaaatttaaattttttgtgcttttgcctttaatttatttttttttatgacataataatttgaattttaaaaacgttttacaattttatttaattttgaatttcaaatgggTGACCTGTATTTTTTGTGACATGGTATGCTTTatatctttttttaaataattttttatgagaCCTACAAGACATAAATGTCATCTTTTATCATAAATAACTCTTGATTAATCCTAactaaaattgtaaaaatatctaaaagaaAATTCTACTCATATTTCTATGGATTTCTACATTGTAAAGAGGAGTGAAATTCAATTTCATTGCGCATGATTCTTGAATCATTTGTGGTGGTGGCGGTGGAGAAGAGGGAGAGAAAGTAGAAAAAACCTCTAAAATCTCTTCTTCTTATCAAAATCACTACGCTTTTGCTCTGTCTCTCGGCTGGGAAAGAAGGTGAAGGATTGAAAAAAGAAGCTTTTGCTCTGTCTCTCGGCTGGGAAAGAAGGTGAAGAATTGAAAAAAGAAGCTCCACATTTTCCACTCTTTCAAATCTCGAGCTCCGTGAAATTAGAGAAAGAAGCTCACATTTTCCTTTAGCTTCTCCTCCAAATCTTGTTGATGCAATCCATGGCTATTATGATTGTCGACAGTTCCCTACTTATAGCTGTCATGACTATCGACTATTCCCACTCAAACTCTATGGAATTAGAAATCGAAGCTCTATATTCTTTTAGATCTAACACTTTCTTTTTAGGAATTtttactgaaattaaaaatttttacaacCTTAAGTAAGATTAACCAAATGTTGTCACATaatatagcatcctatatgttTTGTGGGTCctatcaaaaatatttaaaaaaatacgaaATATACCACGTTGCCAAATAACATACGCTCATccatcttaaatttaaaattacataaaatcgtaaaatatttttaaaattcaaattattttgttaaaaagaaACGGTTTGAATTAAAACGTAGaagtataaaaaattttgaattttattgcgaaaacctttttaaaaatataaatttataacttaattaatttttatataatatttttaaatacacCGAATATATTCTATAGCATTTTTACTAATTGTAATCAAATGTAATTAAAagtacaaaaattattttattaaatttacttaCATCCGCAGAATATAGTCTCGTATATTAAAAGGCACTAATATAAAACATCTTGACATGCATAATAGAAGgggaaaaaaattacaaattcgaatgttgcatttttttttcataaataaaatcgtACAACTTTCTAAGCTTAACAAGAGACATAATGATTTTCCTATGTCTAGAGGTACATAATTCTCCATGGACCTTTAATCAAAGGGTGCAAAACTAGGTGATCGTCAATCATGATTGGATTTTTCAGACTAGGTTCTGTGATTTCAGAGGCCTTGGAAGAACTTTGTATTTAGTTAGCAATCTTCGATTTGGCTTTCTGCCAACATCAAAGGTGGTGAGTACGGTTGTTGGGGTGGTGGAGAGGAGGAGGAGCTGCGGCGGTGGCATTTACATTGATGGGCGGAGGTGGTGGACACTGGTAACACTTTGTGAAGAGACCAAATGTATCAATCTGGTGTATGAAGTTTGTCATGCTCGCCCACCCACCAAATCCAAACCCAACAATTAGGACCCACACCACTACAAACACATTTATCATGTACGCCCCTACCCATCTCCCCACGAACTTCGGTGGCTGCTCCACTGCATTCTGCATATCATAACCGTGCATCAAATGCAAAACTAATTACATCCAACGGTTATAAGCAAAGCTGATCTGAAACTATGTTACTGCATGTAGGAAATTTGATCCCTAAATCCATATCAAGAAAAGACAATGTGTAAAGTACAGCCCAGATCTGGGAATCAGGTACGAGCTGATACTCTGCATCAATATTGCAGCAAGAATCTCGTGCCTTTATCAGCTACAGATTAAGCAATAACATTCCGCCACGTTTGctatagttattttattaaactattagaGAAAGCGCCGGGGACTGGTCTGCTAGACGGTGACCGCACGCTATTATTACCCTctgctttgtttttttttttaacctcaAAGTACCCCTGCGTTTTCTACTTCTTTACACATTTCTTTaataataaactaattaatgaatttttaattccCTTGTCCTTCTCAGTCAAACTTTGACTTTTATCTGACAACATTCCACGCGGCATTTCTGTTTTCTTTTTGCTAATtaagttaattaataataattaattttttaaaaaaatttactaattactccttaaattttttgaaaaaatttacaaGAGTAGGGCGAAGGTACCTCTCTTGCAGCGCCTGATCTGAAGGTGAAGATGTGGGCCAGCGCAGGGATGATATATACGGTGAAGCTAACAAGGAGAGATCCAACCGTAGAATTGATGGGTCCAAAAAATGGGAAGATGATAGCTAGAAACCAAATAGGAATGACCACAGGCAATCTGGCTGCAGCTCTCTTGCATAAGCTCTTGCACTCATGCAACCCAATTGCTTTCTCCCACACAAAGTACAAAGGAGTGCATGCAAACCCAAATGTTATAAACTGCACCCAATAACATCTCACACAATTAAAATTACTTGTTACTATAATAATAGCTAATTATCATtacataatataataataattttgggGTTTTTAAGAGGAAGGCTAGAGTGCATGCCTGGTGAATGAGCATTAAAATGACAGCCATGTCTCTGAAAGGAGATCTTGGGAGGAGAGAAAAAGCGTTGGAGTGATTAAGAAGCATGTCTCCAAATGCCCAGTAGACAGCTGCTGCTGAGGGAAGCGTCAGCGTCAGCACATACAGAGTTGCCAGTAAATATATAGCCTTGAATTTCTGAGGCTTCCACATTGCGTGCATGATTTCTCTGTATTCCCATTTCACAATCAGAATTTCTCTACGTCCCATGAACATAAATAATTTccaaggaaagaaaagaaaagaagacatGAAATCTTAAAAAGGAGGAACCACAGATAAGCTGGACCCCTGTTTGTTTCTTATAATGATAAAAGCAAAAGCAAGAAACTGAAAGATGATTGGCTTTTATATAATGAAAAAGGAAGAATAGGGTTCCAAAGGACACAGAGACTTTGCCTCCCACGCCTGGGCACTTCATTTGGaaattttaaaaggaaaaaagaaagaaaaagagaaagcttAGCTAAGAGATTACACTCACATGGTCAAACCATGTCTAAGCCAGACCATGGTTTCGTcattttctttatctttttGTTGATATACGTAGGATTAGGTTGAGTCATTTTGAAAATGACGTTAAATGGAATTATAAAACAATACATATACAGttcaaatgaataaaaaaaaaaaatccaaacttGTCTTACACAGTAACAGCATGTCCTCCAAATGTATAGAGAATGTTTGTGGCCCCAGTGAAGTATAGCACTATCTTGTTTGGACCCGAATGCTTCACTCCTTCCACCTACACAATCAAATTTATTGGTGTGATTTCGACTAAAATTAGAATTCACACTTGAGATTTTTTAATTCTGAAAACGACTCAATAGACCTGTTTGAGAGGTTTCTTTGGTTCTTTGGCATTGGGATTGAGACAAGCAGCTTATTAATTAAATGTAttagttaaaatatataattacccCAAATCTAATCTAGCTTAGTGAGAGCTTTGACAGGGTTTTTGGAATTGTCAATGGAGACAAGTGGGATTTGTTTTGACTGGGTTTTAGGGTACGCCCAACATGCAAGGGACAGATTGTCCGTAAGAGAAGGGGACACGTGTTGATTGTCTATAATTGTATGGAAAAACCATGCACAGAGAAATCATTCAAGGAATGAGAGAGATTTATTTTACCTGGCCATGGAGGAGAGAAGCAATGGTGAGGTACCAAGCAGTGTAAGTTGTCATGAGGAGGCCAAGAAATGACCAGATTCTGTAATTGTGAAATGAAGGAATAAACACAGTGGTGGCGCAACAAGCTCCGAAGATGTAAGTCCAAGTTCTCTTGTCCAGATTGTCGTTTATGTAATATATGTTGCTGCAAACGACATGCaaacattttaatattaaacaaagaaataaatatatatatacaagtaGCTTGAAGCAGAACATGGTCAGGCTTGTGATTCCTTTTGTTTATCTATTAATGGAGGATGGAGTTAAAGGAAGAGACAAAACGACATAGTATACCTAGCACAAGCTATGAGTTGAATGACAGATCCAAACAGAAGAAAAGTGCAGTTAAATGCCAAACCCACATTCCTCCAGTGTTTCCCTAGGAGCCCATCAAGAACTTCAAACCACTGCTCATCAATGGAGACAAAGAAAacccaaaaaaataaataaaacaaaggAAACCCACGTTAGGACGTGATTAATTTAATTGGCCAAACGATAGATGAAAGAGAAAGTTTTGTCTTTCTTATAATGAAAGgattaaaataaagagaaaaaaaaaaacctgaaTGACATGGTTCCTGAAAtcaactttttctctttcttttctggtTCTGTATTCTACATAAAGTATGCTAATGAGATAAGCTGTCCAGCTACCCAACAGTCCATAGAAGAGCTGAAACAGTACGCCAGATAGCATTCCTAGTTGTGAAAACGAGTATGGCAAAGTAAGCAATACTTGAGCCACCTGAAAACAAAGCAAATGAAACCAAACCCATATAAGATAAATAATTTTGCAGTGGATGAACATTTATGCAGACAAGGAAACAGAAAGAAAATGATTCTAAGGACCTGATTAGAAGCACAGCTAAACCAAGCATCATAAACAGAACCACCATGCCACAAAAACTTAGACAGCCTCGTTTTCATGTTCCTAGAGTTCCCTTCAGTTTCCATCTCCACATAATTCCCTACGATCACAGTCTCCACCACCTTATCAGCtgccatctctctctctctctctctctgtgatGAGAGTTCTCAGATCACTTGCTTTGTTTTACTCTCCAATGGTGACTTTGTAAAAGGGTGTGTGTTCTCTTCTCTTTATGCAATGTAAAGAAGGGCTGTGAGATTGAGAATGGAAGTGAAGAGAAGAAGATTGGTGTAGAGGTATATATATAAGACAGGAGAAGTTCTTGAAGGGTGGGAAAGGAAGCGTTCGAAAGGTAATTTAGATGAGCGGTTTTGGGAAGCGAGTAAATCTGCCTTTTAGAAATTAATAcaacaaaatataattatagaaGGGTTAGGCTTCCACAGTTGCACTCCTAGCTTTTGCAACTGTTTTCTGTTAATATTATTTGTGTTAAAGCTTTTGCTTCGctgcataataattttttaaagtggTATTTAGTGATTTAAACACTATTTGAAATAATAAAGTGtggtttatgaaaaataaattgttttgatttttaattaataataattttaaaaataataaattaaaataaccaatattttttgataaattttttagtaattAAAAGGTAATTTTTGctctttcaatttttaattaaaaatttaaatgaattattgTAAAATCATATAAGACTTTtacttttctttaaaataaaaatttttttaagttaaaaattttttttgtcaaagaTATTTCATTATTGAAAAATGCCAAAACCTAATATAAAAGAATTCCAAAAGGATTCAAATTTACAAAGTAAAGTGTAAGATAAACCCAATACTCTAGTTCAAAGCTCataaaacccaagaaactcaACACAAAATAAACCTTATTCTCAGACGTGGATATGACCAAAAATAAGATCTAAGGCTAAGTAAACACAAGGTCGTCGCATCCTTGTAACTATTTGGAGAGGCTTCATCGCACAACACTAGGTCTCCAAGTTGGAAGGTCATGAAAGTAGCTGGAAGGTCATAAAAGGcatcaaaattaaaagtaatagaTTCTTCACAACTACTCATAACTAACGAAACGAAGGCTAAAGAAGAGAGACAACATAGAATACCTTGCCAAGCAGCGACCAATGtagaaatttaatttagaggtgaatttaaataaatattttttattttattattttatcgattttttttattattatcctaaaattattattcactttcttttattatatgaatatataattgattattataattctatttaattttatgttatttccAAATCAAcctatcattaattattatttttcaaataaatatttaaattatttcataatatttaataaaatttaatacttttaagatagtataattgaaaaattaataaaataaattatatccgTGAGAAAATtatattcagaaaataattttttataaaaagtgaataactattataattaaatcatggtcattctcatttattttttatttattaaaatatatttttaatgatatcattatgtaaatatatttttcaatataaattatcgatcaattatttattgttgatcatTATAGAGTCTgacttttaatgatatttacAGTAGAAAAATTTCTTTCCGCTACTGTTCTAACATacaaatctataaaaaaattattaaaataatataatattttaatacaagATTTatggaaatttaatttttttcaaaaaaatattctagcccattaaaaattattttcatataatttgaATCATATAAATAGATTAGTAACTAagtaagataataaaaaaaactataatttaataataaaaataatatataaaaataaattaaataataactgAATAATctaagaaaaaatttaagtg
Encoded proteins:
- the LOC110626155 gene encoding auxin transporter-like protein 5, with product MAADKVVETVIVGNYVEMETEGNSRNMKTRLSKFLWHGGSVYDAWFSCASNQVAQVLLTLPYSFSQLGMLSGVLFQLFYGLLGSWTAYLISILYVEYRTRKEREKVDFRNHVIQWFEVLDGLLGKHWRNVGLAFNCTFLLFGSVIQLIACASNIYYINDNLDKRTWTYIFGACCATTVFIPSFHNYRIWSFLGLLMTTYTAWYLTIASLLHGQVEGVKHSGPNKIVLYFTGATNILYTFGGHAVTVEIMHAMWKPQKFKAIYLLATLYVLTLTLPSAAAVYWAFGDMLLNHSNAFSLLPRSPFRDMAVILMLIHQFITFGFACTPLYFVWEKAIGLHECKSLCKRAAARLPVVIPIWFLAIIFPFFGPINSTVGSLLVSFTVYIIPALAHIFTFRSGAARENAVEQPPKFVGRWVGAYMINVFVVVWVLIVGFGFGGWASMTNFIHQIDTFGLFTKCYQCPPPPPINVNATAAAPPPLHHPNNRTHHL